In Pontiella desulfatans, one DNA window encodes the following:
- a CDS encoding bifunctional serine/threonine-protein kinase/formylglycine-generating enzyme family protein codes for MDEPIDLRNADTIPLGQGEIKGYSLAAGDMLGQYCVVGVLGKGGMGQVYKVVHTTLGRHYALKLLAEDFGRFSFALHRFRREAKVMANIEHPNIIHVDEFGQTDGRYWLRMELAEGIDGAEEFQAGNVETQTERIVSLSDLAKTMGGKVPQEMLLPILVQILDGLDYAHARGAVHRDLKPANILFCGKNGSVPHVKITDFGLVRLLGEEWLKTMMVPGGRRSMSGIDHPAMDLDTATTSSEPLLGTYRYMSPEQKRGEEGDERSDIYSIGLIIYYLLTGEELGLRTPSQLDSSIDPAWDALVFKALENHPDKRFQSVSEMIAALGGLERGEEQRPIPVTGEEAQGNEESSVAEDEAPSCPSVQGSSAGGGSTKEPSTASPTKPKGTSSRAKHQRPKVMPGLLIAVAIYVGGFLLIRHNAAETPRVEHAGQARQNFSLDLGGSQRMEFVWIPALNGWAGKYEVTNGEYRSLVPRHDSGKCDEGSLDGNRQPVVEVSWDDAQKFIRLIKDSHGLPEGYDLTLPSREEWMKVAQCGDRSQQYPWGSGWPPKNGNYAAVGFWDQFPATCPVEDSGRNIWGMYGVGGNVWEWTRDKAGFRKYIICGASWGDSDKERLRCTGGGGVPFVGRNNIGFRLFLLPLGDEWTL; via the coding sequence ATGGACGAGCCAATCGATTTAAGAAATGCCGATACCATCCCTTTAGGCCAAGGGGAAATCAAAGGCTATTCCCTTGCGGCAGGGGATATGCTGGGTCAATACTGCGTGGTTGGCGTTCTGGGCAAGGGCGGCATGGGGCAGGTCTACAAGGTGGTGCACACCACGCTCGGTCGCCATTATGCCCTGAAGCTGTTGGCCGAGGATTTTGGCCGTTTTTCCTTTGCTCTTCATCGTTTCCGGCGCGAAGCCAAGGTCATGGCCAACATCGAGCATCCCAACATTATCCATGTCGATGAATTCGGCCAAACCGATGGTCGCTATTGGCTGAGGATGGAGCTCGCCGAAGGAATCGATGGAGCCGAGGAATTCCAGGCAGGAAATGTCGAGACACAGACGGAACGGATTGTTTCCTTGTCGGATCTGGCAAAGACGATGGGCGGGAAGGTGCCGCAGGAAATGCTGCTGCCGATCCTGGTCCAGATTTTGGATGGCTTGGACTATGCCCATGCCCGAGGCGCTGTCCATCGCGACCTGAAGCCGGCCAATATTCTTTTTTGCGGGAAAAATGGTTCTGTGCCGCATGTTAAGATCACCGACTTTGGTTTGGTCAGGTTGTTAGGCGAGGAATGGTTGAAGACGATGATGGTGCCGGGGGGACGGCGTTCCATGTCGGGCATCGACCACCCGGCCATGGATCTAGATACGGCGACGACCTCCTCCGAGCCGTTGCTTGGTACCTATAGGTATATGAGTCCCGAACAAAAGCGCGGAGAAGAGGGCGACGAACGCTCCGACATCTATTCCATTGGTCTCATTATCTACTATTTGTTGACGGGCGAGGAGTTGGGCTTGCGTACGCCCTCTCAGCTCGACTCCTCCATCGACCCCGCATGGGACGCTTTGGTGTTCAAGGCGCTTGAAAACCACCCCGATAAACGCTTCCAAAGCGTAAGCGAAATGATTGCGGCGCTAGGTGGCCTGGAGCGAGGGGAAGAGCAACGGCCGATCCCGGTTACGGGTGAGGAGGCGCAAGGCAATGAAGAGTCGAGTGTGGCGGAAGACGAAGCGCCTTCATGCCCCTCGGTGCAGGGATCAAGCGCAGGCGGGGGCTCGACGAAAGAACCGTCGACGGCGTCCCCCACCAAGCCAAAGGGCACGTCGTCCAGGGCGAAGCACCAGCGTCCGAAAGTGATGCCCGGCTTATTGATCGCAGTTGCAATTTACGTCGGTGGTTTTCTGCTGATCAGGCACAACGCCGCCGAAACGCCACGGGTTGAACATGCGGGGCAGGCTAGGCAAAACTTTTCCCTCGATCTCGGTGGCTCGCAAAGAATGGAGTTTGTCTGGATTCCTGCCCTCAATGGCTGGGCAGGAAAATATGAGGTTACCAATGGCGAATACCGTAGTTTGGTTCCCCGGCACGATTCCGGTAAATGTGATGAAGGTTCTTTGGATGGGAACCGTCAGCCTGTAGTCGAGGTGAGCTGGGACGACGCGCAAAAATTCATCCGTTTGATAAAGGACAGTCATGGTCTGCCGGAGGGGTATGATTTAACCCTTCCCTCTCGGGAGGAGTGGATGAAGGTGGCGCAGTGCGGTGATAGGAGCCAGCAATACCCCTGGGGTAGTGGTTGGCCGCCGAAGAATGGGAATTACGCTGCCGTTGGCTTTTGGGATCAATTTCCGGCGACGTGTCCGGTGGAAGATAGCGGACGTAACATATGGGGCATGTATGGTGTTGGGGGCAACGTGTGGGAATGGACGAGGGATAAGGCTGGCTTTCGCAAATACATTATTTGCGGAGCGTCCTGGGGCGATAGCGACAAGGAACGTTTGCGTTGCACTGGCGGCGGCGGAGTTCCGTTTGTTGGACGAAACAACATCGGATTTCGATTGTTTTTACTCCCTCTTGGCGATGAATGGACGCTGTAG
- a CDS encoding glycosyltransferase family 2 protein, protein MKITAYIIAYNEEEKIADCIGSVLWADEVIVADSFSEDRTAEIAESLGAKVVQIEFNGFGALRNEAIKHCSHEWIYSLDSDERCTPEVRDEILELIQDAPLDIYRQPRRNYFMGRWIRFSGWYPNYRQPQLFRNGKMTYDLKPVHEGFVSHSDKPIGALKCAIWQFPFKDLDEVLHKANRYSRLGVAKLEERGKKGSLGKAFAHGFWAFFKHYFLKLGFLDGGAGFVIAAAYFDQSFYRYAKLTEVQSHGWPPPEAKPVLRKDAGADV, encoded by the coding sequence ATGAAGATAACAGCCTATATCATCGCATATAACGAAGAGGAAAAAATTGCGGACTGCATTGGCAGTGTGCTCTGGGCGGACGAGGTGATTGTGGCCGATTCCTTTAGCGAGGATCGCACGGCGGAAATTGCGGAATCGCTTGGTGCCAAGGTGGTCCAGATCGAGTTCAATGGGTTCGGGGCGCTTCGCAACGAGGCGATCAAGCATTGTTCGCATGAATGGATCTATAGTCTGGATTCGGATGAACGGTGCACGCCGGAGGTGCGCGACGAAATCCTGGAGTTGATCCAGGATGCCCCGCTGGACATCTATCGCCAGCCGCGCCGCAACTATTTCATGGGGCGCTGGATCCGGTTTTCCGGCTGGTATCCGAACTATCGGCAGCCCCAGCTGTTTCGCAACGGTAAAATGACCTATGACCTGAAACCAGTGCATGAAGGCTTCGTCAGCCATTCCGACAAGCCGATTGGAGCCTTGAAGTGCGCCATCTGGCAGTTCCCGTTCAAGGATTTGGACGAGGTGCTTCATAAGGCCAACCGCTATTCCAGGCTTGGGGTTGCGAAGCTGGAGGAGCGGGGCAAGAAAGGATCGCTTGGAAAGGCCTTTGCCCATGGATTCTGGGCCTTCTTCAAACATTATTTCCTCAAGCTGGGTTTCCTGGATGGCGGGGCGGGGTTCGTGATTGCGGCAGCCTATTTCGACCAGTCGTTCTATCGCTATGCAAAACTAACGGAAGTCCAGTCGCATGGATGGCCCCCGCCGGAGGCGAAACCGGTGCTCCGAAAGGATGCGGGCGCAGATGTTTAA
- a CDS encoding polysaccharide pyruvyl transferase family protein, with protein MKVCIIGGYGGESIGDRASLAGILAFLSELHGELDVQLGSLEPFYSERTVREDQSLWEKLIPGRIKVDLFNSTVLGELKASIAGAELLLLGGGMLADWRGMHMLSFAFRFARKRRVRSGLLGCGLGRLSGAAYRQAAMDVLSNVDFAVFRDSRSEEAARALSPDSGAVYCSASDPATYCAVLFKAVCPLVEVGKMVSINLADGCPGLSAEMVEAIMDGNEGNKAVLVPMGYFPPTRDDRAFMNAIRYRLGRRELSVQNRPLSLEETMRLFASSSSFFGMNYHAVMLMSLLNGKGRILNASSGCASDIRDFLKIVDPSGFWGPERMFSLEQGKPDRSFFLRVINDEVFEPAYDRLEHGFESYRAVIAPSE; from the coding sequence ATGAAGGTCTGCATCATTGGTGGTTATGGGGGCGAATCGATAGGCGACCGGGCAAGCCTTGCCGGGATTCTCGCGTTTCTTTCAGAGTTGCATGGGGAATTGGATGTTCAGCTGGGGTCTTTGGAACCGTTCTATTCCGAGAGAACCGTCCGCGAGGATCAATCCCTGTGGGAAAAGCTCATTCCCGGTCGGATCAAGGTGGATTTGTTCAATAGCACCGTTCTCGGTGAACTAAAGGCCTCGATTGCGGGAGCCGAACTCCTGTTGTTGGGAGGCGGGATGTTGGCGGACTGGAGGGGAATGCACATGCTTTCCTTTGCCTTCCGGTTCGCCCGCAAACGCCGGGTGCGCTCCGGCCTGTTGGGGTGTGGATTGGGTCGACTGTCGGGAGCGGCATATCGGCAAGCTGCCATGGATGTGCTGAGCAATGTCGATTTCGCCGTTTTCCGCGACTCCCGCTCGGAGGAGGCCGCTCGTGCGCTAAGTCCGGATTCAGGTGCGGTCTACTGTTCGGCCTCCGATCCCGCCACCTACTGTGCCGTTCTGTTCAAGGCAGTGTGTCCTCTGGTCGAAGTTGGCAAAATGGTTAGCATCAATTTGGCAGATGGTTGCCCGGGTTTGTCGGCGGAAATGGTTGAAGCCATCATGGACGGGAATGAAGGCAATAAGGCTGTGCTGGTTCCCATGGGCTATTTTCCTCCAACCCGCGACGACCGGGCATTCATGAATGCGATCAGGTACAGGCTGGGAAGGCGGGAACTCTCGGTTCAAAACCGTCCCTTGTCGTTGGAAGAGACCATGCGGTTGTTTGCTTCAAGCTCATCTTTTTTCGGCATGAACTACCATGCCGTAATGTTAATGTCCCTGTTGAACGGGAAAGGCCGAATTCTTAATGCGTCGAGTGGTTGTGCCTCAGACATTCGGGATTTCCTCAAGATTGTTGATCCATCCGGTTTTTGGGGGCCGGAGCGCATGTTCTCCTTGGAGCAAGGAAAACCGGATCGCTCGTTTTTTTTGCGGGTTATCAATGATGAAGTATTTGAACCTGCCTACGATCGATTAGAGCATGGATTCGAATCGTACCGGGCGGTCATCGCCCCTTCTGAATAG
- a CDS encoding glycosyltransferase: MNILISNNSIIPAVHYGGTERVIWDLGKELANKRHNVTFLVREGSTCDFARIIPVDRSKTIREQVPDDIDVIHFNGDIDQTVDKPYLNTLHGNHPDPDFQMDKNTVFVSRNHAELYGSDSFVHNGLDWNNYPEPDLDAPRSFFHFLGKAAWRKKNVKGAIRIARMANEKLKVLGGTRLNFKMGFRYTPYPSISFEGMVDNQRKSELMNQSKGLIFPVRWQEPFGLALTESLYFGCPVFGTPYGSLPEIINQDVGFLSTSSSELAAAVSDAGRFSRTACHDYARDVFNANAMTKAYMERYEKVLNGEHLNSEPPQLIKEQTEKFLDFN; the protein is encoded by the coding sequence ATGAATATCCTCATTTCAAACAACTCGATCATACCAGCGGTTCACTATGGAGGCACGGAACGCGTCATCTGGGATCTGGGCAAGGAACTGGCCAACAAGCGCCACAACGTCACCTTTCTTGTCCGCGAAGGTTCAACGTGCGATTTTGCACGGATCATTCCCGTAGACCGTTCCAAAACGATACGTGAGCAAGTCCCGGATGACATCGATGTGATCCATTTCAACGGCGATATCGATCAAACCGTCGATAAGCCCTACCTCAATACACTTCACGGCAACCATCCTGATCCGGATTTTCAGATGGACAAGAACACGGTGTTCGTCTCACGCAACCATGCCGAGCTCTATGGCTCGGACTCCTTTGTCCACAACGGACTGGATTGGAACAACTATCCGGAGCCGGATCTCGATGCTCCGCGCAGCTTTTTCCACTTCCTGGGCAAAGCCGCCTGGAGGAAGAAAAACGTGAAAGGCGCCATCAGGATTGCGCGCATGGCCAATGAAAAGCTAAAAGTACTAGGCGGCACCCGCCTCAACTTCAAGATGGGCTTCCGCTACACCCCCTACCCCTCGATCTCGTTCGAGGGCATGGTGGACAACCAGCGCAAGTCCGAGCTGATGAACCAGTCGAAAGGACTCATCTTCCCGGTGCGCTGGCAGGAGCCATTCGGGCTGGCACTTACTGAAAGCCTCTATTTCGGTTGCCCCGTGTTCGGAACTCCCTATGGGTCGCTTCCTGAAATCATCAACCAAGACGTGGGATTCCTTTCTACCTCGTCGAGTGAACTGGCGGCTGCGGTTTCGGATGCAGGCCGGTTCTCCAGAACCGCATGCCATGATTATGCCCGGGATGTGTTCAATGCCAATGCCATGACGAAAGCCTACATGGAACGCTATGAAAAGGTCTTGAACGGCGAGCACCTGAATAGCGAGCCGCCCCAGCTGATTAAGGAACAAACCGAAAAGTTTTTGGATTTCAATTAA
- a CDS encoding ABC transporter ATP-binding protein has translation MFKDIKAAFKRYGPYLGLLKPVRKQFILGLLFGAISGAASGFGLPFLLYKALPVVMADPPPEFWILVGYIAIFPAAMGVRAVSGFFNIYLVSYAGLSVLLQIQQKVHEKMQWLPLSFFHKNTVGDLMARVLGDAMALQQVLTSVANDLVKQPMTIVGAIGVLVYLSIKEQETLFMLLFIGTIVLIIFPIQYAGRKLLKRARQVQETSGDISRTVGENISAVREIRAFNLQEREIGAFGQALGRFRHLSMKVIKYQNLIRPGIELMGVVGVSVAVVYMRLKNVDYEAVALLGAFYFCYDPIKKFGEMHLALKRGEAALQRIEYVLHAENTVPEPERPVELGEVRGRVDFNNVSFRYLEDWVLKDVDLKVEPGTVVALVGPSGAGKTTIADLIPRFYDVQQGCVCIDGKDVKSVSSVELRSFISVVSQDTFLFNETILDNIRVGSPDATDEQVFEAARHAFAHDFILELEEGYGTVVGERGTRLSGGQKQRIAIARAFLKNAPILILDEATSALDSESEEKIQRALEQLVQGKTVFMIAHRFATIKMADQIVVMEDGVMRAMGPHAELYASDVLYKGLYDQQFLK, from the coding sequence ATGTTTAAGGACATTAAAGCAGCATTCAAACGCTACGGCCCCTACCTCGGGTTGCTGAAGCCGGTCAGGAAGCAATTCATCCTCGGGCTTCTGTTTGGTGCCATCTCCGGTGCGGCGAGCGGTTTCGGCCTGCCGTTCCTCCTTTATAAGGCGTTGCCGGTGGTCATGGCGGACCCGCCGCCCGAGTTCTGGATTCTGGTGGGATACATCGCCATTTTCCCGGCAGCCATGGGCGTCCGGGCGGTCAGTGGATTCTTCAATATCTATCTCGTGTCGTATGCCGGCTTAAGCGTCTTGCTGCAGATCCAGCAGAAGGTGCACGAAAAAATGCAGTGGTTGCCGCTGTCGTTTTTCCACAAGAACACCGTAGGCGATCTGATGGCACGTGTGCTAGGCGATGCCATGGCGCTGCAGCAGGTGCTCACCTCCGTGGCGAACGACCTGGTTAAGCAACCCATGACCATTGTCGGAGCCATCGGGGTGTTGGTCTATCTTTCGATCAAGGAGCAGGAAACCCTTTTCATGCTCCTGTTCATCGGAACCATCGTGCTGATCATATTCCCGATCCAGTATGCCGGACGCAAGCTGTTGAAACGGGCGAGGCAGGTGCAGGAGACCAGCGGCGACATCTCGCGCACGGTTGGCGAAAACATCAGCGCCGTCCGCGAGATCCGCGCATTCAACCTGCAGGAGCGCGAAATCGGCGCCTTCGGCCAAGCGCTTGGGCGGTTCCGCCATCTCTCCATGAAGGTGATCAAATACCAGAATCTGATCCGCCCCGGCATCGAGTTGATGGGGGTGGTCGGCGTCTCGGTGGCCGTGGTCTACATGCGCCTGAAAAACGTCGACTACGAAGCGGTGGCTTTGCTCGGGGCCTTCTATTTTTGCTACGACCCCATCAAAAAGTTTGGCGAGATGCATCTGGCGCTCAAGCGCGGCGAGGCCGCCTTGCAGCGCATCGAATATGTGCTCCATGCCGAAAACACCGTGCCCGAGCCCGAGCGGCCGGTGGAGCTGGGCGAGGTCAGGGGGCGGGTTGATTTCAACAACGTCAGCTTCCGCTACCTGGAGGATTGGGTGCTCAAGGACGTTGACCTGAAGGTCGAACCCGGAACGGTCGTTGCCCTCGTCGGCCCCAGCGGAGCGGGGAAAACCACCATCGCCGATCTCATTCCACGATTCTACGACGTACAGCAAGGCTGTGTTTGCATCGATGGAAAGGATGTAAAATCCGTTTCTTCGGTTGAACTGCGCTCATTCATTTCGGTGGTTTCCCAAGATACGTTCCTCTTCAACGAAACCATTCTCGACAACATTCGTGTGGGAAGCCCGGATGCCACCGACGAGCAGGTTTTCGAAGCCGCCCGGCATGCTTTTGCCCACGACTTCATTCTGGAGCTGGAAGAGGGGTACGGTACGGTGGTGGGTGAGCGCGGCACGCGCCTCTCCGGCGGCCAAAAGCAGCGTATTGCCATTGCCCGCGCCTTCCTGAAAAACGCGCCGATCCTGATTCTGGACGAGGCCACCTCCGCGCTCGACTCCGAGAGCGAGGAAAAAATACAACGTGCGCTCGAACAACTGGTGCAGGGGAAAACCGTTTTCATGATTGCGCACCGCTTCGCTACCATCAAGATGGCCGACCAAATCGTTGTGATGGAGGATGGCGTGATGCGCGCCATGGGGCCGCACGCGGAACTCTATGCCTCCGATGTGCTTTACAAAGGCTTGTACGATCAGCAGTTCTTGAAATAA
- a CDS encoding LamG domain-containing protein, protein MKRITQILIALALASSVALAEKKLPVGLMLNLDFQNVQDGLIPNKSLYPLHVPKGELGMEWANHRYMLAIQSGQGLSIPHSSLLDPDGSEWVVTVRAFVLTDGLVLSQGNDEHGYAIYIKDHTVQATVRTSHIAMTLQEGTYLGINKYRNQWVTIELRIKKDKAYLLLNRKMVAKLDLDAPLKGENMHIRIGNHQALPTVLKNKPGSTTTGFTGAISSLKVIRQ, encoded by the coding sequence ATGAAACGAATTACGCAAATCCTGATCGCCCTTGCTCTGGCCTCGTCGGTGGCCCTTGCAGAAAAGAAGTTGCCGGTTGGGCTGATGCTCAACCTCGACTTCCAGAACGTGCAGGACGGGCTGATCCCGAACAAGTCGCTCTATCCGCTGCACGTCCCGAAGGGCGAGCTCGGCATGGAATGGGCGAATCACCGCTACATGCTGGCCATCCAATCCGGCCAGGGACTCTCCATCCCCCACAGCTCGCTGCTCGATCCGGACGGGAGCGAGTGGGTGGTCACGGTGCGCGCGTTCGTGCTGACCGACGGGCTGGTGCTCTCCCAAGGCAACGATGAGCACGGATATGCCATCTACATCAAAGACCACACCGTCCAAGCCACCGTGCGCACGAGCCACATTGCCATGACCCTCCAGGAAGGCACCTATCTCGGGATTAACAAATACCGCAACCAGTGGGTCACGATCGAGTTGCGTATCAAGAAGGACAAGGCCTACCTGTTGCTGAACCGGAAAATGGTGGCCAAGCTCGATCTCGATGCGCCGCTGAAGGGCGAAAACATGCACATACGGATCGGCAACCACCAGGCGCTACCGACCGTATTAAAGAACAAGCCCGGCTCAACCACCACCGGATTCACCGGTGCCATCAGCTCGTTGAAGGTGATTCGGCAATAG
- a CDS encoding radical SAM protein, with product MRQLLYLLIDKFLALLPGVQPYPRVLQFPITGRCNSKCGTCSVPELAPDVDMTVERVREIMKNDLFKNLQAIGINGGEPSLVKELPLIIDELLLLPRLRSIHMITNGMLTGRILEITKTMYEACRSKGVRFELSISLDGIEEVYWACRGVSSFAKTMATIKTVVEHPGVYCNSFTAGCTVSRYNVDHLTANDTYCAENGIPITYRLAVPNRRIHNLGYTDDFSVLVDENHRQTALEFFFGKVVDGNGSWRQRFTYYAIFKYLEAKGHRRLADCFWKWRDATVDEEGNIYYCATESKCLGKLDGSNAKAIFHSRESLQYRKELISENCQHCIHYAFFPTIGGALDFLGFILRRLSFPGSYRLMRRLG from the coding sequence ATGAGGCAATTGCTCTATTTGTTGATCGATAAATTCCTGGCCTTGCTGCCCGGTGTTCAACCGTATCCCCGTGTACTCCAGTTTCCCATCACCGGCCGATGCAATTCGAAATGCGGAACCTGTTCCGTGCCGGAGTTGGCCCCCGATGTGGATATGACGGTGGAGCGTGTCCGGGAAATCATGAAAAACGACCTGTTCAAGAATCTTCAGGCCATCGGCATCAATGGGGGGGAACCTTCGCTGGTCAAGGAGCTTCCCTTGATTATCGATGAACTCCTGCTGCTGCCTAGGCTGAGGTCGATACATATGATTACCAACGGAATGCTTACAGGACGCATTCTTGAGATTACCAAAACCATGTACGAAGCCTGTCGGAGCAAAGGGGTGCGGTTCGAACTCTCGATATCGCTCGATGGCATCGAAGAGGTCTATTGGGCCTGCCGCGGAGTATCGAGTTTTGCCAAGACCATGGCCACCATCAAAACAGTGGTTGAACATCCCGGGGTCTATTGCAACTCGTTTACCGCAGGATGCACGGTTTCCAGATACAATGTGGATCACCTTACGGCAAACGACACCTATTGCGCTGAAAACGGTATTCCCATCACCTATCGTCTGGCGGTGCCCAACCGTCGCATACACAATCTGGGCTATACCGACGATTTCAGTGTGCTGGTTGATGAAAACCACCGGCAAACAGCCCTGGAGTTTTTCTTCGGGAAGGTGGTTGATGGGAATGGGAGTTGGCGGCAGAGGTTCACCTATTATGCCATCTTCAAGTATTTGGAGGCGAAGGGGCACAGGCGGTTGGCCGACTGCTTCTGGAAATGGCGCGATGCGACGGTGGATGAGGAGGGCAATATCTATTATTGTGCCACGGAGAGCAAATGCCTCGGTAAGCTGGACGGCAGCAATGCCAAGGCCATATTCCATTCCCGGGAAAGCCTTCAATACAGGAAGGAACTGATTTCCGAAAACTGCCAGCATTGCATCCACTATGCATTTTTCCCGACGATTGGGGGAGCACTGGATTTCCTGGGATTTATTCTCCGGCGTTTAAGTTTCCCGGGGAGCTATCGCCTCATGCGGAGGTTGGGATGA
- a CDS encoding M42 family metallopeptidase — MTKQTKQFLADLINSISPSGYEAPVAKVWKVEAGTFAAKVWTDTHGNSHAIVNPGGSPRVMFAGHYDEIGFQVSYIDEQGFLWIQALGGWDPQIAQGQRVQIMTKKGIVRGVIGKVAIHMQTPEDRKKVSEVKDLWVDIGAKDRKDAEKMVEVGDPLVVAYGFEELANGLAAGRAFDDRAGAFVVLEAAKQLAKLNPKAEIHAVATVQEEIGLRGARTAAYGIDPDIGIAVDVTFATDHPNMGEAMKRKNLIELGKGPVITRGPNINSKLFELLVKTAKAEKIPYQINAEPRGTGTDANAIQLNRAGVVSALVSIPLRYMHSPCEMLSLNDLELCAKLLAKTVEKITPRTNFVPF, encoded by the coding sequence ATGACCAAGCAAACCAAGCAGTTTCTCGCCGATCTCATCAATAGCATCAGCCCGTCGGGCTATGAAGCCCCCGTGGCCAAGGTCTGGAAAGTCGAAGCAGGGACGTTTGCCGCCAAGGTTTGGACGGACACCCACGGCAATTCGCACGCCATCGTGAATCCGGGGGGCTCGCCACGCGTCATGTTTGCCGGGCACTACGACGAAATCGGCTTCCAGGTTTCATACATCGACGAGCAGGGGTTTCTTTGGATCCAGGCGCTGGGCGGCTGGGATCCGCAGATTGCCCAGGGGCAGCGGGTGCAGATCATGACGAAAAAGGGCATCGTTCGCGGAGTGATCGGCAAGGTGGCCATCCACATGCAGACGCCGGAGGATCGCAAGAAGGTTTCCGAGGTGAAGGATCTGTGGGTGGACATCGGTGCGAAGGACCGGAAGGATGCTGAAAAGATGGTGGAGGTTGGCGATCCGCTGGTGGTGGCCTACGGTTTCGAGGAGCTGGCCAACGGCCTTGCCGCCGGGCGTGCGTTCGACGACCGCGCCGGGGCATTCGTGGTGCTGGAAGCCGCGAAGCAACTTGCCAAGCTCAATCCGAAGGCCGAGATCCACGCGGTTGCCACGGTTCAGGAGGAGATTGGCCTGCGCGGCGCCCGTACCGCCGCCTACGGCATCGATCCGGATATTGGCATTGCGGTGGATGTGACTTTCGCGACCGACCACCCGAACATGGGCGAAGCGATGAAGCGCAAGAACCTGATCGAACTCGGCAAGGGCCCCGTCATCACGCGCGGCCCCAACATTAACTCCAAGCTGTTCGAGTTGCTGGTCAAGACGGCCAAGGCCGAAAAGATTCCGTACCAGATCAATGCGGAGCCGCGCGGCACCGGCACCGATGCCAACGCCATCCAGCTCAACCGGGCGGGGGTGGTTTCGGCTCTCGTGAGCATTCCGTTGCGCTACATGCACAGCCCATGCGAGATGCTCAGCCTCAACGATCTGGAGCTATGCGCGAAATTGCTGGCCAAGACGGTGGAGAAAATCACGCCGCGCACCAACTTTGTGCCGTTTTAG
- a CDS encoding glycosyl transferase family 90, which produces MKQITNQRARKVLYYARGFSQQFLVPNAFYRSQLERKLARLGEYDRSEVERRVNYYNRLDADFQVSGDAALLKDIPFSSKTVYYYDLREILRHFPARAAVDYLFGDIYWIAERPSLVKSRPISEDNANSVVINMEKLRHFRPIRDELPYDEKIDKLVWRGAGWQEHRKEFLRRCCGHPLCDVGQVNTPEEGTPPEWNKPKMTVPEQLRYKFILSIEGNDVATNLKWISQSNSLCFMTKPKIESWFMEGCLVASKHYVEVRDDYADLGEKVEYYVRNPDEAKAIIKNSQDYYRSFCDPRLEELVSLLVVKKYLEKAGQY; this is translated from the coding sequence ATGAAACAGATAACCAATCAGCGAGCCAGAAAAGTCCTATATTATGCGCGAGGCTTTTCCCAGCAGTTCCTTGTGCCCAATGCCTTTTACCGCAGCCAGCTGGAGCGGAAGCTGGCCCGGCTTGGCGAGTACGACCGGAGTGAGGTCGAGCGGCGGGTAAATTATTACAATCGCCTGGATGCCGACTTCCAGGTCTCCGGCGACGCGGCGCTCTTGAAGGACATCCCTTTTTCAAGCAAGACCGTCTACTACTACGATTTGCGCGAGATTCTCCGCCATTTCCCTGCCCGGGCAGCGGTGGACTATCTCTTCGGCGACATCTATTGGATTGCTGAGCGGCCGAGCCTGGTGAAAAGCCGGCCCATTTCCGAGGACAATGCCAACAGCGTCGTGATCAATATGGAAAAGCTCAGGCATTTCCGGCCCATTCGGGATGAACTCCCCTACGATGAAAAGATCGACAAGCTGGTCTGGCGGGGTGCCGGGTGGCAGGAGCATCGCAAGGAGTTCCTGCGCCGCTGCTGTGGCCATCCGCTCTGCGATGTCGGGCAGGTCAACACGCCAGAGGAAGGAACGCCGCCGGAATGGAACAAACCCAAGATGACGGTGCCGGAACAGTTGCGCTATAAGTTTATCCTCTCCATCGAGGGCAACGACGTGGCCACCAACCTGAAATGGATTTCGCAGTCAAACTCCCTCTGTTTCATGACCAAGCCCAAGATCGAGAGCTGGTTCATGGAGGGTTGCCTGGTTGCTTCCAAGCACTATGTCGAGGTGCGCGACGACTATGCGGATCTCGGGGAAAAAGTGGAATACTACGTGCGGAACCCGGATGAGGCGAAGGCCATCATTAAGAACTCCCAAGACTATTACCGCAGTTTCTGCGATCCGCGGCTCGAAGAACTGGTTTCGTTGCTGGTGGTGAAGAAATACCTTGAGAAGGCCGGGCAATACTAA